In Lycium barbarum isolate Lr01 chromosome 9, ASM1917538v2, whole genome shotgun sequence, the DNA window GCATACCGTAGTCTTGGGGATTGGTGATGAAGTCATTCTGCATTTCCATGGCATTGACAGCAACAAAGATATCAGAGCCAAGTTCTTGATTGAGACTTTTAATCATTTCAACAAGAAGTGGATTGTAAATTGCTGATGCTTGTTGAGGTCCCTTTGCGCATTCCCCATTTGAACTCCTAAAGGCTAGCTCAGCTGGGACACAACCCAGTGATCCACTTCCTGTCACTAGCACTCTTCGAGCTCCTAGATCATGTAGGCTCTGTACATTACTCAATATTGATTAGTTCTGGTTACTCACTAATTTCTACTTCATTATCAAGAAAACAAAATGATACTCCtagctagtttttttttttcttttcaagatCCGCTttaagatgtttttttttttcaaattttttttggcCCGTTTGCCGAAATTAATTACGGGGTAGCTAaaatatacacaacatatacattgattatgtatatgttaggtatatttatgtatatagcATAAAtctatacatttgctggctattataGTTTTTTCAAGCGGTATAAAATGTAATTATCCCCTTCAAATTCCACTCCCACTTTTGTTTTTCATAGGGCGAGTTCAAAGTGAATTTTCATGACTAACATTGCTTTTATACACTTAGCATCTTATGGTGGATAGTTTTTAGGTAAGAAAGGAGCATTGAACTCTTGTTCATTACTCAGTATTTTACGTTACAAAGAGTCAAAGACAGATCCTCGGTAAAAGGCTGAGAATAAAAGGCCAAGATTGACTTGAACTTGGGGAAAACAATTAAATGCCCTTTTCTTCACAACTAATTAATTGGCATTTAGCACTAGCTACTTTTTTTTCACTCTTCTTAACAATGGGCCTAAGTTTTATGCACTAAAAAGTATCTTTATAAtccgggcaatttgcacgattgtccttagtcgggagtggtctttaatttttatccatcAAAttactggtatttaatttttgcccttcgcttaattACCCGATGTTCTAGGTTCGAACTCTAgcacaataaaaaataaaaaaaatcgcaaggcagagtttcgtagcaaaattaggcctattccaGCAAAAATTagaccttaaggcaaacttttgcccaaaactaggccttaaggcaaacctatgtcttaaggcctaacttttgcctgaataggcctaattttgggcaaatgtATGCTTTAAGACAGAGGTTTTGCAAAAGCATTGTCTtgcgaaattcttttttttttttactgagcgggggttcgaacccaaaacctcggggtattttcggccacttttttaagcgaaggataaaaattaaagaccagcaatttgaggggcaaaaattaaagaccagcgcctttgaagggcaatccaccCAAAAAAAAGTTATAATCCTGTCATTtataaaataattataaataaatttCTATTAAAATACTTAATTGATAACCCAGTAAAAATGATAACTAACATGTATCACAAGTTAAAATTCATTGGTATGTGTCAAAGTTAGATACGTTGACAGTGCAATTATTATTTACACCATTAGGATAAGTGTATACTATCTGCATTACCATTTTAAATACTTGATTATTGTATAAATATAGTTATTTTTACACCGTCGGTGCATAGAATTCAAACTCAACATAAAGTACTAATTAAATCAAATTACCTTCAAAATCTTGCGGTACTCGGCAATAATGAAATGAGAGTAATCCTCGAGGTTGTATTGAATACTTCTGGCGGAAAATGAAGTCAAGAAGTAGTTGTTGACATAGTCATTGCCACCAAGTGTAATGAGGACAAGTGCATCATTCACTAGCCTCTGAGTTTGTTCTTCTCCTATAAGTGCACTCACCCTATCTTGGTATTGTTGGAAGTATTGAAGTTGATTGGGCATTCTTATTATATTCACCTATACATAACCCGCCAAAAACAAGTTTTAGCAAAACCAAATTAGAGACACTTTGACCaaaaagcatatatatatatataacccacatcatcatcatcatcatcagatCTATTGGTCTAATAAATCAAGAATAATAGTGATTAGTTATTCTAATATAACTTTTCCACATGGTATGGACAATTTCttgatgcttttttttttttttttttttaaattttaaatttggGAGTAGGGAACTACAAGGTGGGgaatcgaaccctcaccaactAGGTGAAAGTTCACGTAGCAACCAACTGAGTTACTATGATTCTCCAATCTCTTGACGTTGAATATGCATTTCTCAGTAAATATGGATTTTTTGTGCAAAATTTAAATTTATAGgtcaaattttaaattttaaaacatTGAAATTCTAGCTTTTAGGTGAATTTAGAATTTGAAATCTGAATTTCAAGTTGAGGTTGAAGGTTTGTCCAGTATGTAATAAACAAACACAAATTTTAATTAACTTCAAATTTGAAGTCCAAACACCTCGGATGTAAACATTATTTTTCACTTATAGCTACACAAGAAGGAATGCTGACACATGTACAAGATATTTATACACTCTTTAAGTTGTTATCTTTTTCTTCTTCGGGTGTGTTCGGtacggaggaaaatgttttcctgaaaaatatatttttgaaaaataagtgaatttctacttactttctcatgttcgtttgggtagcGGAAAATAattgaatttcttacttattttctcatgttcgtttggttggtagaaaacatTTTCAGGAAAATACCCACCCAAGCCCCACAACTTCACCCCATACCAAACCAACCCAcccacccccaatttttttttatgaattttcTAAAGCACCACATCCCCCCACCCCGTGTaaacccataccacaccaaccccccCAATCATACACTCCctaacccaatttttttttctggattttctaAACAACCACATCCCTCCCCCTCACCCCGAAATTTTcaagtttttaaaaaaattcttaatttttttttaaaagttacttttttcggatttttgcaccacccaccccaatgaccccaccaccccctccaaTAACCACAcaaacttttaatttttataatttttaataaaggtaaaattaaataggaagtagaaaattcgggagGGGGTAGGGGGTGCGTGCGGGGGTGGGTGTagagaataaaaaaagaaaacttttcaaaacttaaaaaaaaaaaaaaattggagggggTGGTGGGATGTCAGGAGGGGGAGTGATCGTGGGGGCGGGTGgggtgaaaaaaataaaaaaagaaacttttaaaaatttttttaagaaaaaagaaaaaaaaaataggggtTGGGGggaagaaaaattaaaaaaaagtttttgacAAAAAATTAGGGGGGGAGGTGAGGTAGGGgatgggtggtgcaaaaaataaaaaataaaaaaattcaaaacttttttttaaaacaaagttaatttttttttggggaggAGGGGGGTGCGTTGGCAGGGGTGGGGTGGTGGAAGTGGTTGGAGTTTGGTGATTGATGGAATGCATTTGTAGGCTTGTTTTCTCTATTTTTATTaagaaagtaattttttttatttttaagtaacttatttttttaatttttttaaccaaataaacatgagaaaattaaaCTTCTCGCGGCTGTCACTAAGAAAAAAAGTCACTTGAATGAGACGTCTATTGAAAATTCGTAGTTAATTCAATGGTTGGCAAGATTAATTAACCTCATAAAAAAGTGTGCCAATCATACCACTCCCTGACTTTAAAATGGGGAAGCTGACAATTTGGGGAAGTGAGGAGCTAATGGCCCTATTCAacatcaaaagttaaaagtagTTACGGACTTACGGGTTAGTAAACACTCCGCCATCTTTGATCAATTATGACACGTAGGAAGTATTAGTAATTGAAAGATAACTAAAAATAACTGCTCATCATAAGTGGAATTAGTAACTTTGAAATTAAAGCAAATAACAAATTACAACACGTTGAATTATAGTCCTAATGGAAGCAGATAACGTGTAGTCACACGTTAAATTTTTGACAGGGTAAAAACTTGTTGAACTGTTCGTGTGTTCACatatataagctaaaaaaaaaatcagtttttttacAAGTTGCTAACTTACAACCCTGCACATTCACCATTTATTGTTCCTAGGGGCTTTCCTTGACTTATGATAGAGGATCAATTTTACTTTCCATTGAAGTTACCCTAAAAATAACACAAAAAGACTTGAAAAATAAAATATGCAGAATATTTAGACTTACAAATTGAATCCCAGTATCGTTAAGAATTCCAATTCCAGCAGAAGCAAAATTTGCTCCCACCAGCAACTTATTTCCTGTAAGAGCAGGATCCAAATACGGCAATGTTGGCTCAGCACCAAGCTGTTGGCCTGTTCATGCACAATTTCCATAATAAATAAACGAAAAAGAGTAAAAAAATGCTTCTAACGTATTGAAAATAACTTAAATTTGTCATCATTCCAAATATTGGATCCCAATAGCCCTAAACGTTAATCAGAGGCGGAGCTACAATTTTGAGATATAAAGTTACTGTGTTCCTAATAAATTATTGATACATATTAATTAAGTGAATAATGGGTCTACGCTAAATTAGTTATTGGGTTCTGCCTAACCCGTAAATGCGATGCTAGTTTCTGATGAAGAGAAATACCCCACATCGACCATGTGCCGGACTCTGATATCATGATTAAATGGACTTTGAGCCTAACTTGCCCCGGTCTTAATTTCAGACTAAAAAAAAGCCCCTTCTTTTAATGGAATTATGAGATGGAACATTCAGAGCTTTAATTAA includes these proteins:
- the LOC132609985 gene encoding GDSL esterase/lipase LTL1-like; translated protein: MANPGFATTLAIFLTFFTFVTYTEGAPRPFFVFGDSLVDNGNNNFLATTARADSPPYGVDYPTHQPTGRFSNGFNIPDLISQQLGAEPTLPYLDPALTGNKLLVGANFASAGIGILNDTGIQFVNIIRMPNQLQYFQQYQDRVSALIGEEQTQRLVNDALVLITLGGNDYVNNYFLTSFSARSIQYNLEDYSHFIIAEYRKILKSLHDLGARRVLVTGSGSLGCVPAELAFRSSNGECAKGPQQASAIYNPLLVEMIKSLNQELGSDIFVAVNAMEMQNDFITNPQDYGFVSSKIACCGQGPYNGIGLCTAASNLCPNRDEYAFWDNFHPSEKANKIIVQTIFTGSDKYITPMNLSTIMTIDSV